A section of the bacterium SCSIO 12696 genome encodes:
- a CDS encoding aminotransferase class V-fold PLP-dependent enzyme → MPFSPQQFKQQFPLFSHPENRELVYLDNAATTQRPQVVIDAVADFYRASNANTHRSSHRLARRATEMVEAARVAAGQFLNAVEPAEVIFTRGATEGLNLLANSLTEGLCPGDEIVLTTAEHHANLVPWQMAAQRHGLVLKFVPHSNGLPQLHRVGEVLSERTRVVSVTAASNALGFRADLTPLKQTLADRNIHWVVDAAQLAAHQIIDVQAIGCDFLVCSAHKFYGPTGMGLLYGRQQCLAALPPWQGGGEMIEQVQLQGSTYGVPPHRFETGTSSLAAIAGLGACLRFWRQLDRDAMAAHEQQLTDYLHQQLQQLPGIELLSSVDSNVGIATFAPVFGSGLQAMDMAHWLDGEDIAVRTGRHCAMPLMALRSGHDTSVRASIAAYNCRDDIDRMIEALARCLASQPNGAVQMPAAESDRLEGLSIDRLRQQPGWQQRYRQLLKWADAIVAKPDIRTDNNRVNGCEASTWVSCRVVEGRYQFLIDSDARVVKGLAALLLLLVNNKTAAEIAAVDMDRLFAELGLEKHLSLSRSNGFRALVERVLQLSGSLLG, encoded by the coding sequence ATGCCGTTTAGCCCCCAACAATTCAAACAGCAATTCCCACTTTTCTCCCATCCGGAAAATCGCGAGTTGGTGTATCTGGATAACGCCGCTACAACTCAGCGCCCGCAAGTTGTGATCGATGCGGTCGCGGATTTTTATCGCGCCAGCAATGCCAATACTCATCGCTCCAGCCATCGCCTGGCGCGCCGTGCCACGGAAATGGTGGAGGCGGCCCGCGTTGCAGCAGGGCAGTTTCTCAATGCTGTAGAGCCTGCCGAGGTGATATTTACTCGTGGCGCTACTGAAGGACTTAACCTATTGGCCAATAGCCTGACAGAAGGTCTGTGCCCCGGCGATGAAATTGTGCTGACCACGGCAGAACACCACGCCAATTTGGTGCCCTGGCAGATGGCGGCGCAGCGCCACGGCCTTGTGCTGAAATTTGTGCCCCACAGCAACGGCCTGCCGCAGTTGCATCGGGTTGGTGAGGTGTTGTCGGAGCGCACCAGAGTTGTGTCAGTGACTGCGGCCTCCAATGCGTTGGGTTTTAGGGCGGATTTAACGCCGCTGAAGCAGACATTGGCAGATCGCAACATCCATTGGGTAGTCGACGCGGCGCAACTGGCTGCTCATCAGATAATCGATGTGCAGGCTATCGGTTGCGATTTTCTGGTGTGCTCGGCCCACAAATTTTATGGCCCTACTGGAATGGGTTTGCTCTATGGTCGTCAGCAATGCCTGGCAGCGCTCCCCCCTTGGCAGGGCGGTGGGGAGATGATTGAGCAGGTGCAGTTACAGGGCAGCACCTATGGGGTACCGCCACACCGTTTTGAAACCGGTACTTCCTCACTGGCGGCCATTGCCGGGCTGGGTGCTTGTCTGCGGTTTTGGCGGCAGTTGGATCGAGATGCCATGGCGGCCCACGAGCAACAACTTACGGATTACTTGCATCAACAGCTACAGCAATTGCCGGGTATCGAACTGCTGTCCAGTGTCGACAGCAACGTCGGTATTGCTACCTTTGCTCCAGTGTTTGGCAGTGGCTTGCAGGCCATGGATATGGCTCACTGGCTGGACGGTGAGGATATTGCAGTGCGCACCGGTCGTCACTGTGCCATGCCGTTAATGGCGTTGCGTTCTGGCCACGACACCAGCGTACGCGCCTCCATCGCCGCCTATAACTGTCGTGACGATATTGATCGGATGATCGAGGCGCTGGCCCGCTGTCTGGCCAGCCAGCCGAATGGTGCCGTGCAGATGCCAGCTGCAGAGAGTGATCGCCTTGAAGGGCTTTCTATTGACCGGTTGAGGCAACAGCCCGGTTGGCAACAACGCTATCGGCAGTTGCTGAAGTGGGCGGATGCCATTGTCGCCAAGCCCGATATTCGTACTGACAACAACCGGGTAAACGGCTGCGAAGCGTCTACCTGGGTGAGTTGCCGGGTGGTGGAAGGTCGATACCAGTTTTTGATCGACAGTGATGCGCGGGTCGTGAAGGGGCTGGCTGCGTTGCTGTTACTGTTAGTGAACAACAAAACCGCGGCTGAAATCGCTGCTGTGGATATGGATAGGCTGTTTGCAGAACTGGGCCTGGAAAAGCACCTTAGCCTTTCCCGCAGCAATGGTTTTCGGGCGTTGGTGGAGAGGGTGCTGCAATTATCTGGTTCCCTTTTAGGGTAG
- a CDS encoding TatD family hydrolase gives MKLIDSHCHFDFGAFDDNREQCWHDCRQAGVEQLVIPGVNPAELDVPFDCAESLPGVYAAVGLHPWWVASWSEQQNPRQLGAVLEAYLQHPRCVAVGECGLDSYLDIPIEQQLPWFEEQLQLACDANLPVIIHVLKAHNRVIELLKKYHLPRGGVIHAFTGSAELGRSYWKLGFYLGIGGTITYERARKTREAVAKLPLESLLLETDAPDMPLWGHQGQSNSPLYLPEIASCLAQLRGQCVEEIAAQTTRNSQRLFGI, from the coding sequence ATGAAACTGATTGACAGCCATTGCCATTTCGATTTTGGCGCGTTTGACGACAATCGCGAACAATGTTGGCACGACTGTCGACAGGCGGGGGTAGAGCAACTGGTCATTCCCGGCGTCAATCCCGCTGAATTGGATGTGCCTTTTGACTGTGCCGAATCTCTGCCCGGGGTTTATGCCGCTGTCGGTTTGCACCCCTGGTGGGTGGCCAGTTGGAGCGAGCAGCAAAACCCGCGGCAGTTGGGCGCAGTACTGGAAGCATACCTTCAGCACCCACGGTGCGTAGCTGTGGGTGAGTGTGGTTTGGATAGCTATCTGGATATTCCCATCGAACAGCAATTGCCCTGGTTTGAAGAGCAGCTGCAACTTGCCTGTGACGCCAACCTGCCAGTGATTATCCATGTGCTCAAAGCCCACAACAGAGTTATTGAGCTGCTGAAAAAGTACCACCTGCCTCGTGGTGGAGTGATCCATGCCTTTACCGGAAGTGCAGAACTGGGTCGCAGCTATTGGAAGCTGGGATTTTATCTGGGCATTGGCGGCACCATTACCTACGAGCGTGCCCGTAAAACCCGTGAAGCGGTGGCGAAGTTGCCACTGGAGTCATTGCTGTTGGAAACTGATGCGCCCGACATGCCACTTTGGGGTCACCAGGGGCAGTCCAACAGCCCGCTCTATTTGCCGGAAATTGCCAGCTGCCTGGCGCAATTGCGTGGGCAATGTGTAGAAGAGATTGCAGCCCAGACAACCCGAAACAGCCAACGGCTATTCGGTATTTGA
- a CDS encoding DUF1801 domain-containing protein codes for MATLKTQPRKASVKAFLDTAASGERRTDCDRLLNLLKDVSGEPPVMWGASIVGFGRYRYDNTQGGGEWMLTGFSPRKQNLTVYIMNGFSRYPDLMAKLGKHKTGKSCLYIKKLSDVDVAVLRELVTRSLVDMRKKHSF; via the coding sequence ATGGCTACGTTAAAAACTCAGCCCCGCAAGGCCAGTGTAAAAGCATTCCTCGATACGGCTGCCAGCGGTGAGCGCCGCACCGATTGCGACCGCCTCCTTAACCTGCTCAAAGATGTTAGTGGTGAACCACCGGTAATGTGGGGAGCTAGCATTGTCGGCTTTGGCCGCTATCGCTACGACAATACTCAGGGCGGCGGCGAGTGGATGCTCACTGGTTTTTCGCCGCGCAAACAAAATCTCACCGTCTACATTATGAATGGGTTTTCCCGCTACCCGGATTTGATGGCCAAGCTTGGCAAGCACAAAACCGGTAAATCCTGCTTGTACATCAAAAAGCTCAGCGATGTGGATGTTGCTGTATTGCGGGAACTGGTGACGCGTTCGCTGGTGGATATGCGTAAAAAACACTCGTTTTAA
- a CDS encoding aspartyl/asparaginyl beta-hydroxylase domain-containing protein: MLAQIFAPKLLILYTFIGCGIYVHYRGKVRHKFFRQLSDHSTIMAPVNCLMYLFSKVPNTPYLDVKQFPELQLLQDNWETIREEAKQLSGGGHIKKSEKLDDLGFNSFFKTGWTRFYLKWYQDYLPSAKALCPQTLELLRQCPSVKAAMFTMLPPGGTLVRHRDPYAGSLRYHLGLITPNSDDCYIAVDGEKYSWRDGEEVMFDETYIHYAANNSDTDRLILFCDIERPMNNPIAKWFNKIFGRFVVTASATKNTDSDKVGVLNRIFGGVYQIRIIGKKLKAFNKPLYYLVKWALFGLILWAIFF; this comes from the coding sequence ATGCTAGCGCAAATCTTTGCCCCCAAACTACTGATCCTCTACACCTTTATTGGCTGTGGTATTTATGTCCACTACCGCGGCAAGGTGCGTCATAAATTTTTCCGCCAGCTCAGCGATCACTCCACCATTATGGCGCCAGTGAATTGTTTGATGTACTTGTTCTCCAAGGTGCCCAACACACCCTACCTGGACGTAAAGCAATTTCCTGAATTGCAACTGTTGCAGGACAACTGGGAAACCATCCGCGAGGAGGCCAAGCAGCTCTCTGGTGGTGGTCACATTAAGAAAAGTGAAAAGCTGGACGACTTGGGCTTTAACTCGTTCTTCAAAACCGGCTGGACTCGTTTTTACCTGAAGTGGTATCAGGATTACCTGCCCTCTGCCAAAGCGCTGTGCCCACAAACCCTGGAATTATTGCGTCAGTGCCCGTCGGTAAAAGCGGCTATGTTCACCATGCTGCCTCCTGGAGGTACCTTGGTGCGTCACCGCGACCCTTATGCCGGATCTCTGCGTTATCACTTGGGTCTGATAACTCCCAACAGTGATGACTGTTATATCGCTGTAGATGGTGAAAAGTACTCCTGGCGCGACGGCGAGGAGGTGATGTTCGACGAAACCTACATTCACTACGCCGCCAATAACAGCGATACCGACCGCCTGATTCTGTTCTGCGATATCGAGCGCCCTATGAACAACCCCATCGCCAAATGGTTTAACAAAATCTTTGGCCGCTTTGTGGTGACCGCTTCCGCCACCAAAAATACCGACAGCGACAAGGTGGGGGTGCTCAATCGCATTTTCGGCGGTGTGTATCAGATTCGTATTATCGGTAAAAAGCTCAAGGCGTTTAACAAGCCGCTTTACTATTTGGTGAAGTGGGCACTGTTTGGCCTGATTCTCTGGGCGATATTCTTTTAA
- the thiI gene encoding tRNA 4-thiouridine(8) synthase ThiI: MHFIVKLFPEIIVKTPPVRKRMIKQLTNNLAKLLKPHSEELRVVRDWDKIEVVGPQGNEVLQQRVCEILGNTPGIANFSLVHRYSLGDMQQMYEQTLTHWREPLAGKTFCVRVKRNGTHPFTSNEVEQYVGGGLNQNTEAAGVKLKNPDVTVRLEIKEDNLYVIENTQPGLGGFPMGTQDSVISLISGGFDSNVASYLCMKRGLRTHFLFFNLGGRAHELGVKEVAHFLWSKYGASHTVKFITVPFEGVVAEILEKVDNSQMGVTLKRMMLRAASQVASALNVDAVVTGEAVAQVSSQTLVNLSVIDKVTDTLVLRPLITTDKSDIIKTAREIGTEEFSASMPEYCGVISVKPTTRARMERIEREESRFDFSILDAAVTDRREELIHEVMEAVDADIDVEVLSVPLAESVILDIRHPDEEELSPLQVNGVAVKKIPFYQLAKKFAQLDGNTRYMLYCAKGIMSRLHAEILFEQGHGNVAVYRPK, translated from the coding sequence ATGCACTTTATTGTCAAGCTGTTCCCCGAAATCATTGTCAAGACGCCGCCAGTGCGTAAGCGCATGATTAAGCAATTGACCAATAATTTGGCCAAGCTGCTCAAGCCGCATTCTGAAGAGCTACGTGTGGTGCGCGACTGGGACAAAATCGAAGTGGTTGGCCCACAAGGCAATGAAGTTTTGCAGCAGCGGGTCTGCGAGATTCTTGGGAACACCCCAGGTATTGCCAACTTTTCTCTCGTGCATCGTTACAGCCTGGGTGATATGCAGCAAATGTATGAGCAAACCCTGACTCATTGGCGCGAGCCATTGGCGGGGAAAACATTTTGTGTTCGTGTGAAGCGTAATGGGACACACCCGTTTACCTCCAATGAAGTGGAGCAGTATGTGGGAGGTGGCCTGAATCAGAATACCGAAGCCGCTGGGGTGAAACTGAAGAACCCCGATGTAACAGTTCGCCTGGAAATTAAAGAAGACAACCTCTACGTTATTGAAAATACCCAGCCGGGCCTGGGGGGCTTTCCCATGGGTACCCAGGATTCAGTGATTTCACTGATATCCGGTGGCTTTGATTCCAACGTGGCCAGTTATCTGTGTATGAAGCGTGGTTTGCGTACTCACTTCTTGTTTTTTAACCTGGGTGGCCGTGCCCACGAACTGGGTGTAAAGGAAGTGGCTCACTTTTTGTGGAGCAAATACGGCGCTTCCCACACCGTGAAATTTATTACTGTGCCCTTTGAGGGAGTGGTGGCTGAAATTCTGGAGAAGGTAGATAACTCCCAGATGGGGGTGACTCTCAAGCGTATGATGTTGCGCGCCGCCAGCCAGGTCGCAAGTGCCCTGAATGTGGACGCGGTTGTCACTGGCGAAGCAGTGGCACAGGTTTCCAGTCAGACATTGGTCAATTTGTCGGTGATCGATAAAGTCACCGATACACTGGTGTTGCGGCCACTGATTACCACCGACAAGTCCGACATCATCAAAACCGCCCGGGAGATTGGCACTGAAGAATTTTCTGCCAGTATGCCGGAGTATTGCGGTGTGATTTCGGTCAAACCCACTACACGGGCTCGTATGGAGCGCATCGAGCGGGAAGAGTCCCGCTTTGATTTTTCGATTCTTGACGCGGCGGTGACCGATCGTCGCGAAGAGCTGATCCACGAGGTGATGGAGGCTGTAGATGCCGACATTGATGTGGAGGTGTTGTCGGTACCACTGGCGGAATCGGTGATTCTGGATATTCGCCATCCGGATGAAGAAGAGTTGAGTCCTTTGCAGGTTAATGGCGTTGCGGTGAAAAAGATTCCCTTTTACCAGCTGGCCAAGAAGTTTGCACAACTGGATGGAAATACCCGTTATATGCTCTACTGCGCCAAGGGAATCATGAGCCGCCTGCACGCGGAGATTTTATTTGAGCAAGGTCATGGCAATGTGGCCGTTTATAGACCTAAATAG
- the glnA gene encoding glutamate--ammonia ligase, producing MSKTLELINESGARWVDLRFTDTKGKEQHVSIPTSEVDEDFFEDGKMFDGSSIAGWKGINESDMILLPQDDTALLDPFTDEPTVIVRCNIVEPTTGQGYERDPRSVAARAEAYLKSTGIGDTAIFGPEPEFFVFDDIKWGADMSGAFYKINSEEAAWASSHSYDDGNTGHRPGVKGGYFPVPPVDSLHDLRAAMCAAMEQMGLEIEVHHHEVGTAGQCEIGVGANTLTNKADEVQVLKYCVHNVAHAYGKTATFMPKPLVGDNGSGMHVHMSISKDGVNQFAGDTYAGMSEMALYYVGGIIKHARALNAFANASTNSYKRLVPGFEAPVMLAYSARNRSASIRIPYVTSPKGKRIEVRFGDPTANPYLMFSAYLMAGLDGIINKIHPGDAADKDLYDLPPEEAAEIPTVSSSLEQALEALDQDRAFLTQGGVFTDDMIDAYIDLKREEVERVNMTTHPVEFDLYYSC from the coding sequence ATGTCCAAGACCCTCGAACTCATCAACGAAAGCGGCGCCCGCTGGGTAGACCTGCGCTTTACCGACACCAAAGGCAAGGAGCAGCATGTCTCCATACCCACTTCCGAAGTGGACGAAGATTTTTTCGAAGACGGCAAGATGTTCGATGGCTCCTCCATCGCTGGCTGGAAAGGTATTAACGAGTCAGACATGATCTTGCTGCCACAAGACGACACCGCTCTGCTGGACCCATTCACCGACGAACCCACGGTGATCGTACGCTGTAACATCGTTGAGCCCACCACTGGCCAGGGTTACGAGCGCGACCCTCGCTCTGTAGCCGCTCGCGCCGAAGCTTACCTGAAGTCTACCGGCATCGGCGACACCGCCATCTTTGGCCCGGAGCCCGAGTTCTTCGTGTTCGACGACATCAAGTGGGGCGCAGACATGAGCGGCGCTTTCTACAAAATCAACTCTGAAGAAGCGGCCTGGGCCTCTTCCCACAGCTACGACGATGGCAACACCGGCCACCGCCCTGGCGTGAAGGGCGGCTACTTCCCCGTTCCTCCGGTTGACTCCCTGCACGACCTGCGCGCCGCCATGTGTGCCGCCATGGAGCAAATGGGCCTGGAAATTGAAGTTCACCACCACGAAGTGGGCACCGCTGGCCAGTGTGAAATCGGCGTTGGCGCCAACACCCTGACCAACAAAGCGGACGAAGTTCAGGTACTCAAGTACTGCGTTCACAACGTGGCTCACGCCTACGGCAAAACCGCCACCTTTATGCCCAAGCCTCTGGTGGGCGATAACGGCTCCGGCATGCACGTACACATGTCCATCTCCAAAGATGGCGTTAACCAATTTGCCGGCGACACCTACGCAGGTATGAGCGAAATGGCCCTGTACTACGTGGGCGGCATTATCAAGCACGCCCGCGCTCTGAACGCCTTTGCCAACGCGTCTACCAACTCCTACAAGCGTTTGGTTCCCGGCTTTGAAGCCCCGGTTATGCTGGCCTACTCTGCCCGCAACCGCTCCGCTTCTATTCGCATTCCTTACGTGACCAGCCCCAAAGGCAAGCGCATTGAAGTACGTTTCGGCGACCCCACCGCCAACCCGTACCTGATGTTCTCCGCCTACCTGATGGCGGGCCTGGACGGCATCATCAACAAGATTCACCCCGGCGATGCCGCCGATAAAGACTTGTACGACCTGCCACCGGAAGAAGCGGCGGAGATTCCTACCGTTTCCAGCAGCCTGGAACAGGCCTTGGAAGCGCTGGATCAAGACCGCGCCTTCCTCACCCAAGGCGGCGTATTTACTGACGACATGATCGACGCCTACATCGACCTCAAGCGTGAAGAGGTGGAGCGCGTTAACATGACTACCCACCCAGTGGAATTTGACCTGTACTACAGCTGCTAA
- a CDS encoding DUF4124 domain-containing protein, which translates to MKRPLVYVFSLLLTLLWSSAFAQQLYKVVDENGKVTFTDKKPSDHIKYETITVNTAEPDPQAVKKSRDNKKRWQTDSENPDRKKRFRGYKSVTITSPSNDATVLHDQFRVPVKLALTPGLQPKHKAQLIFDGKKLDESDSNTNFVLTDLDRGSHRIQIKIINDAGKVVASSNTVTIHVKRPQVFNGGPLAAPRL; encoded by the coding sequence ATGAAACGCCCACTGGTTTATGTTTTTTCTCTGCTACTGACACTGCTCTGGAGCAGTGCATTCGCCCAGCAGCTTTACAAGGTGGTCGACGAAAACGGCAAAGTGACTTTTACGGACAAGAAGCCCAGCGACCATATCAAATACGAAACCATCACCGTCAACACCGCCGAACCCGACCCCCAGGCGGTAAAAAAATCCCGTGACAACAAAAAGCGTTGGCAAACCGATTCGGAAAACCCCGACCGCAAGAAGCGATTTCGTGGCTACAAGTCCGTCACCATTACCTCCCCAAGCAACGACGCTACTGTTCTCCACGACCAGTTCAGGGTCCCCGTAAAGCTGGCACTCACCCCTGGCTTACAACCTAAGCACAAGGCTCAGTTGATTTTTGATGGCAAAAAGCTGGACGAATCCGACAGCAATACCAACTTCGTACTCACCGACCTGGATCGCGGCAGCCATCGTATCCAAATAAAAATCATCAACGATGCAGGCAAAGTTGTCGCCAGTTCCAACACGGTGACCATTCACGTCAAACGCCCCCAAGTATTCAACGGCGGTCCTCTGGCAGCACCAAGGCTGTAA
- a CDS encoding PAS domain-containing protein — MPKADSLSLDHLNTAVLLLNADLSIVQANTATETLLGIGRNQLQGKLFTDFLANPDLQQELLQIQQGQAPYTYRAAKLTIPGKSDIKADITASPQPAGQLLLELQSVDRILQINREDALLSIQSASRELVLGLAHEVKNPLGGIKGAAQLLALELPIEQQEYTDLIVAEANRLSLLVDELLGPARPLQLSPTNIHELCEHVATLITAELHSEHSKPANIAIERDYDPSLPELELDGQQLIQALLNIVRNAVQALRPQGRGTIVMRTRIQRHFTIGKASHRTILRVDIEDNGPGIADDIVERIFYPMISGRDGGSGLGLHIAQTIIGRHNGLIECKSQPGNTLFSLFLPFQQR, encoded by the coding sequence ATGCCGAAAGCGGATTCACTCAGCCTTGACCATCTCAATACCGCGGTATTGCTGCTGAATGCGGACCTATCCATCGTTCAGGCCAACACCGCCACCGAAACCTTGTTGGGTATTGGCCGAAATCAACTTCAAGGGAAACTGTTCACCGACTTTCTGGCAAACCCGGACTTGCAACAAGAGCTGTTGCAAATACAACAGGGACAAGCGCCCTACACTTACCGGGCCGCAAAACTGACCATTCCCGGGAAAAGCGATATCAAGGCGGACATTACCGCATCACCCCAGCCTGCAGGACAATTACTGCTGGAGCTGCAATCCGTTGATCGCATCTTGCAAATCAATCGCGAAGACGCACTGCTTTCGATTCAAAGCGCCAGCCGCGAACTGGTGCTGGGCCTGGCTCACGAGGTAAAGAACCCCCTGGGAGGCATTAAGGGTGCTGCTCAGCTGCTGGCGTTAGAGCTACCCATTGAACAGCAAGAGTACACCGACCTGATTGTGGCCGAAGCCAACCGCCTCAGCCTTTTGGTAGACGAGCTTTTGGGGCCAGCTCGCCCCTTACAGCTATCGCCCACAAATATTCATGAACTCTGCGAGCACGTGGCCACCCTGATCACCGCAGAGCTCCACAGCGAGCACTCGAAGCCAGCCAATATTGCTATTGAAAGAGACTACGACCCCAGCCTCCCGGAGTTGGAACTGGACGGCCAGCAATTGATTCAGGCCCTGCTAAATATTGTTCGCAATGCCGTACAAGCCCTGCGACCTCAAGGCCGCGGCACCATCGTGATGCGCACCCGTATCCAGCGCCACTTTACTATTGGCAAAGCCTCCCATCGCACCATTTTGCGTGTGGATATTGAAGACAATGGCCCGGGTATTGCAGACGATATTGTCGAGCGCATTTTTTACCCGATGATCAGTGGGCGTGATGGCGGCTCAGGGCTGGGGTTGCACATAGCCCAGACAATTATCGGCCGCCACAACGGTTTGATCGAATGCAAAAGCCAGCCGGGCAATACACTGTTTTCACTGTTTCTGCCATTTCAACAAAGGTAA
- the ntrC gene encoding nitrogen regulation protein NR(I) — MTNESVWVVDDDNSIRWVMEKTLVRNQIPCRSFNSAENLLTALGQEAPDVIISDVHMPGMSGMKLLENIHHNHPKVPVIITTAHSDLDSAVSAYEGGAFEYLPKPFDINELVAVTRRAINHHHEQIANELQANQNNPEQTTSGSEIIGEAPAMQELFRAIGRLSNSHLTVLINGESGTGKELVARALHHHSPRRDQSFVAINMAAIPSDLIESELFGHEKGAFTGANQRRVGRFEQADGGTLFLDEIGDMPADAQTRLLRVLADGKFYRVGGHSPVNVDVRIITATHQNLEQRVANKQFREDLLHRLNVIRLNLPTLAERREDIIKLAEHFLQKTARELEMETKVLLPESQQFLQQHSWPGNVRQLENCCRWLTVMAPGREIHLEDLPTELLQQENIHNKPTLNNSDWQAALQHWFEQQLQSGKDAVLSSTQPHIERIAIEAALTHTGGRKEAAAKLLGWGRNTLTRKINELEMG; from the coding sequence ATGACTAACGAATCTGTATGGGTGGTAGACGATGACAATTCCATTCGCTGGGTGATGGAAAAAACCCTGGTTCGCAACCAGATCCCATGCCGCAGTTTCAACAGCGCAGAGAACTTGCTGACCGCTTTAGGGCAAGAAGCCCCCGACGTAATTATCAGCGATGTACACATGCCGGGCATGAGCGGTATGAAACTGTTGGAGAACATTCACCACAACCACCCCAAGGTGCCGGTGATCATCACCACCGCTCACTCCGACCTGGACAGTGCGGTTTCCGCTTACGAAGGCGGCGCCTTTGAGTACCTACCCAAGCCCTTTGACATCAACGAGTTGGTGGCAGTTACTCGGCGAGCCATAAACCACCATCACGAACAAATTGCCAACGAGCTACAAGCCAACCAAAACAACCCCGAGCAAACCACCAGCGGCTCAGAAATCATTGGCGAAGCACCCGCCATGCAAGAATTGTTTCGCGCTATTGGTCGGCTATCCAACTCCCACCTCACGGTACTTATTAATGGTGAATCCGGCACCGGCAAAGAGCTGGTAGCCCGAGCACTGCATCATCACAGTCCCAGGCGCGATCAATCTTTTGTTGCTATTAATATGGCCGCCATCCCCAGTGATTTGATTGAGTCGGAATTGTTTGGCCACGAAAAGGGAGCCTTTACCGGCGCCAACCAACGTCGCGTAGGCCGCTTTGAACAAGCGGATGGCGGCACTCTGTTTCTGGACGAAATCGGTGATATGCCCGCCGACGCTCAAACCCGTTTATTGCGGGTATTGGCGGACGGTAAATTTTACCGGGTTGGTGGCCATAGCCCGGTGAACGTAGACGTACGCATCATCACTGCCACCCACCAAAATCTGGAACAACGAGTGGCCAACAAGCAATTTCGAGAAGACCTGCTTCACCGCCTGAATGTGATTCGATTAAATCTACCAACTCTGGCTGAACGCCGTGAAGACATCATCAAACTGGCGGAACATTTTCTGCAAAAAACCGCCCGAGAACTGGAAATGGAAACCAAGGTGCTACTGCCGGAAAGCCAGCAGTTTTTGCAGCAGCATTCCTGGCCCGGCAACGTACGCCAATTGGAAAACTGCTGCCGCTGGTTAACCGTGATGGCGCCAGGCCGGGAAATCCACCTGGAAGACTTGCCAACAGAATTGTTGCAACAAGAAAATATCCACAACAAACCAACGCTCAACAACAGCGATTGGCAGGCAGCGCTTCAACATTGGTTTGAACAACAGCTGCAGAGCGGCAAAGATGCTGTCCTCTCCAGCACCCAACCGCACATTGAGCGTATCGCGATAGAAGCCGCGCTTACACACACCGGCGGCCGCAAAGAAGCGGCCGCCAAGCTATTGGGCTGGGGCAGGAATACCTTGACCCGAAAAATTAATGAACTTGAAATGGGTTAG
- a CDS encoding YqaE/Pmp3 family membrane protein yields MMDNKLVLIIIAILLPPLAVFLKNGAGKDLIINIVLCFLFWIPGLVHALWVVTK; encoded by the coding sequence ATGATGGACAATAAATTAGTACTAATTATTATCGCAATTCTGCTGCCGCCCTTGGCGGTTTTTCTAAAAAACGGCGCAGGCAAAGACCTGATTATTAATATCGTACTCTGTTTTTTGTTTTGGATTCCCGGCCTGGTTCACGCACTTTGGGTGGTAACCAAGTAA